Part of the Brassica oleracea var. oleracea cultivar TO1000 chromosome C8, BOL, whole genome shotgun sequence genome is shown below.
AACTCGCAGCCTTTTCACCAACACCTAAAGAGTATCCACCTATATGCAACCACACATCTAGAAAATCCACAACCTTTTCATCACCCAACCTACTCAACTTCTCCGCATTACCAGTAACAAGAACCGTCACCGCTAACTCTTCTCCACAAAGTCTCCCCCTTTCCTTCACTACACCACATCTCATAGCCTTGCTCATAGACCCATTGACTAAATCGTAAATACTCGACTCATGAACGGTTTGATTCATCCAGACCCTCGATGACGACCCAGAGCTGAACAAAAGCTCGGGCTTTGAATCCAAAAGGATACGAATCGAGCTGGAAAGCCGCTTCACATGTCTCTCCCAGAACAAGAAGGTAGTGCCACTGTTTATCGTTCTCGTCGTTGTATAAGCACCTGTAAAAATTCAAAGTTTCAAACTTTGCTGCAGTTTCTCTATATATATCTTCCATTTGATTGCGTACCGGGGAGAGATTGAAGGAAGGTAGCGACGGGAGGAGCCTCCAAAACGACGCCGTTGTGGTAGAGAAACCTGCAATTCGACATTTTTCTTCTTTCTCTTGTGTAAATTGAAGCGCACATCTCTTTAATTAGATATAAAAAAATTAAAAAAGGAAAAGCCCAAAACGACGTCGTGACACTGAGACTTTCATTAAACCTAGGGTTTAAGCCGTTTCGTTCTTCTCTCTTTCTTCTCCGATCATCTTCCTCTGCTCAGTATAGAACACAAGAAGTTAAAAATGCGATCTTTATTAGCTTTCAGAAAAATCCCACCACCGTTTCTTCTTCGTTGGTTGATACACAGTAAACCCTTTTGCTCACAGTTTCGATTTCCCAAAGAATCCGGCAATCCAAGCCCACAAGCTAACGGATCCGCTTCCGACGAGAATCCACCCACCTCCTCCGTAGTAGTAGAGAATCTCTCGACTACAAAGCCTGAACAGAAAGACGAATCGCGTGTAATCGACGCGCTTCTAGACCGGAGGAACGATCCGGAATCAGCTCTTCGGTTCTACAACTGGGCTAGACCTGGAAGTTTCGAAGTCGGTGACTCCTTCTGGTTACTCATTAACATTCTCGTTAGCTCTCCCGAGAGCCACGGACGCGCACGTGACTTGCTCCAACGGTACGTGTCTTCAAGCAGTCCGATGACAATGCCAAAGGTCTTAGTCACTAACTTGGTAGAATCAGCGAAGTCGTTTGGGTTTGAAGTAAAGGCGTTGCCTTTTAGTTACTTGTTGAATGCTTACACCAGAGAGAGGAGGACTGATTACGCTGTGGATTGCATTAATCTAATGATAGAGCTAGGTTTGCCTCCTTACGTTAGATATGTCAACAACACTTTAAGCGCTTTAGTGAGAATGAACTCGATAAACGAAGCTAAGGAGCTCTATGGTAAGATGGTCGCTACTGGTCTTGTTGCTGGTGATAAAGCCACAGCGCATTTACTGATGCGAGCGAGTTTAAGAGAAGAGAAACCCGAGGAGGCTTTGGAGGTTTTTAGTGAAGCTATCGAGAGAGGAGAGGAGCCTGATGGTTTGCTTTATAGCCTTGCTATCCAAGCTTGCTGCAAGACGGTTAATTTGGGTATGGCGTTTGGTTTGTTGAGAGAGATGAAGGAGAAGAAGAAGCTGTGTGTCTCGCAGGAGACGTATACTTCTGTGATAGTGGCTTTGGTGAAGCAAGATAAGGTGGAGGAGGCGGTTAGGTTGAAGGATGAGATGGTGAGCGAGGGGATACCGATGAATGTGATTGCAGCAACGAGTCTGGTCAAGGGACATTGCAAGAACGGTGACTTGGGTAGCGCTTTGGAGATCTTTCGTAAGATGGAAAGAGAAGGACCGTCTCCGAACCGTGTTACTTTCTCGGTTTTGATAGAGTGGTTTAGTAAGAACGGGGACATGGAAAGAGTGCTTGAGTTTTACAAGAAGATGGAAGCTTTAGGTATTACTCCTTCCGCCTTTCAAGTCCACTCGGTGATCCAAGTGTGTTTGAAAGGTCAGAGACCGGAACATGGATTGAAACTCTTTGATGACTACTTCGAAACCGGTACTGCAAACATCTTCATTTGTAACAGTATGTTGTCTTGGCTATGCAAGCAAGGTAAGATAGACGAGACTAAAGACTTGTTAAGGAAGATGGAGAGTAGAGGTCTTGGACCTAATGTAGTTTCTTACAACAACGTGATGCTTGCCCTCTGCAGAACGAAGAGGCTGGACTTGGCTCTTACTGTCTTTTCAGAAATGCTGGAGAAGGATATAAAGCCTAACGACTACACTTACTCCACTCTGATCGACGGGTGTTTCAAGAATCGTGATTTTCACAACGCTTGGGAAGTCATCGCTCAGATGAACTCTTCCGATATCGAAGTCAATGAGGTCGTGTACCACACGGTTATCAATGGTTTATGCAAATCTGGTCAGAGTTCTAAAGCGAGAGATATGTTGGAAGATCTGATGAGAGAGAAGCGGGTTTGTATCGGTTGCATGAGTTACAACACCATCATCGATGGATTTATCAAAGAGAGTAGAATGGACTCTGCCGTTGCAGCTTACAGGGAGATGTGTGGCAATGGTGTTTCGCCGAACGTGGTGACTTATACATGTATGATGGATGGGTTATGTAAAAACAGTAGAATGGATCAAGCGCTGGAGATGAGGAAGGAGATGAAGAACAAAGGTCTGAAGCTTGATGTTCCAGCTTATGGTGCACTTATCGATGGGTTCTGCAAAAAGGGTGAAATGAAAAGTGCATCTGCTCTGTTCTCTGAGCTCTTGAAAGAAGGGCTGGATCCAAACGAAGCTGTTTACAACAGCTTGATATCTGGATTCCGTAATCTTGGAAACATGGAAGCAGGGCTTGATTTGTACAAGAAAATGTTGAAAGACGGTCTGAGATGTGATCTGCGGACGTACACAACGCTGGTCGATGGGTTGTTGAAAGAAGGAAACTTGATCATGGCCTTTGGTTTGTACACAGAGATGCAGGGGTTGGGTATTGTGGCTGATGAGATCATGTGTTCGGTTATCGTAAACGGTCTTAGCAAGATGGGACAGTTTGTGGAAGTGGTTAAGATGTTTGAGGAGATGAAGAAGAATGATGTCACTCCAAATGTGTTTATCTACAACGCTGTGATTGCAGGACATTTTAAAGAAGGAAACCTTGATGAGGCTTTTAGACTTCATGATGAGATGCTTGACAAGGGTCTTGTACCCGATGGTGTTACATTTGATATTCTAGTGAGAGGGAAATATGGAGAATCTCAATGTATTGGTGTAGAAAGTTTGTAGCTGCATTATTGACTTATTAGTTTAGCTTTGGCTTCTCAATAATCTGGCTGTGTTTATTAAAAGCTTTGGAGGGGTTGCAGGTTAAAGCCGTTAAGTTACAAGATTAAATTAGTCTATTCTTTTGATCAGCTTTGCTCATAAGTCATAAGCAATGGGTTTGCTTTGTCATTCTTATGGCATAGTTGTGCCTATGAAGGGTCAAGCTTTGACCTGGGAACTTATAATACTGTTGCATTCCTAGGCTAGTGTTGTGAGTCTTGTGACTGTTGTCTTTCTTCGGAAACTTCTTTCTGAACAATTTTTTTCCTTTCATGTAAGCATTGACAAAGCAAGCTATGTGTACAAACCTATTTTGGGATTTTGATATTATGGATCCAGGAAAATTTTAAACAAGAATGAGAGCACACCTTACCATAGACTCAACATATATATAATATCAATTTGTAAGTTTTTACAAAATACATTTCATGCACAGGAATAATGACAATTGAGAATTGGAAAAAAGGAAGGTTTTGTAAGAGAAAAACTTAACATATAGAAATTAATTATTGTCAGGAGTTCAGTTATTCAAATAAGCGATGAAAATTTTGATCATAGTTCTCATATTAAAATTTTACATATTGCCAGTTTTTAACAACCTATAATTAGATTTTCATTAAAATGAAATTCCACCCAAAAAAAATCTCAAAAATAATTACGGGAAAACGTTTGCAGATGCGATCATGAATCGAACCAGATCGAAACATTGCTATTTTGATGAGAACTATATTAAATAAATTTATTCCATTTGTTTCTATATCTCATGTATTTCTATTCCACTATTCTTTTTTACAGCTTAAACTATTATCTTTGGATCTGGTTGGTTTCTTCCACACTACTCTCAAATGCAGCTTTCCAGTTGTTAGATAGCGTTTGTTGGCGTTTTACAACAATCACAAAAAATTCTACAAATCGATTTCAAACCGTTCCAAACCTTTTAAAATCAAGTTGGTTCTCGTAAGCTTTGCGGTTGGATAAATAAATTTAAAACATTTTGTAAAAATATTATAAAAATTCTTAAAATTAAAATATTAGAAATAAAAATATATACATTTTATATTTTAATTTAAATTCACTAACATATCATAATTTATTTTTAAAAACTTTATACTAAAATTATTTTTAGTATAATTTTAAAATTAATATATATATACATATACAAAATATATACATACATAAACGAAACAAAATATTCTTTTAAAAGTTCTAATATAAATCTTCAAAACAAATCTTATTAACATTATAACTTTCATTTAAACTATAAAAATAAATAATTAACGTAATATTGTTATTTATTATATTTTATCATAATAGTATATTTTTATGTTTTATAATGTTATAATGTGTTTATATTCGTAACTTATTATTAAACTGTTTCAACATCTCATAATCAACCAGTCACAAATATCTCGCAAACGTACCAATTTCTAACTGTTATACTAGTCGTACAAATCGTTTATTAACGCCATAAACCAAAACCACTTATATATCTATATACCTCTGCAACCGCACCAAAACCACTTATATCTATACACTTCTGCAAACCGCACCAAAACCACTTACATCTGTATACTTCTGCAGCTGCACAGCTGCGTTTCAACCGGCCAGCTCTTAGATTTCACAATCCCATTAGTTTAACAATTATAGCTCATTCCATACATGTTTTCAAAACGTTCCCATATTATTTATAAAAAGGACACAGCCAAGATAAAAGATAATACTATACTTGTGAAGAACATCAATACACTCGTCACAGTTCATAACATTATATTTTCTTATAACCCATTATTGCAATCACATCTTTGTGATAACAAAGTTTGGCGCATACTCGAGTTGAAGTTAGAACAAATACGTTTAATATTTGTCACTCATTATGGATCAAATTTATGTTCGATATACAAAAAATCAGAAGAATAAACAAAACACTTAAAATAGAGTAGTATATATCGATCTTATGGATCAAAACTAGTGGACATGGAGGAAGAGGAGGATGTGGTCATGGTGATAAAAGGGAATCCTGATGATGCTGCAACTGTCTTTAAAGGGTTCATGGTCGTCACCGGTAAATAGATCGGTAAGTGCTTACCGAATAAACCCATCGCGGATTGGTTAATACCTTTGTAGAAGTCGCTTGTTGTCATCTTTATATTTTGCGATGATGATGAAATGCCAAGACTTAATTCAAGATCATTGTGAATATTTCCTGAAGGAGAAAAGAAAACAAAAGTTAATGAATCAGATATACTGAAGTTGCTAAAAGACAAAGTAAAAAAGGTTAGCTGCTAGGGTTTGCTTGATCTAATCAAAAGTAAATGTGACATTTATGGTAAGGGTTATATAAATTGGTTTCACCTAACTTCATCAATCAACCTTACAATATCTAAACATTGTGACCCAGACTTATCCATTACCTTTAATAGGGGCACGAGACTTCATGACTCCTCCCTTTCCCAACTCATTATTGTATTTGATCGCTGCTGCATCCCATCCCCTGTGAATTTTCATGCACGTACGTATAATATCTCAGAGTTATTTACAACATAAGAATAAGTCTTTGGTTTCATTTTATTTTGTTAATAATGTGTTCATCTGTGACATTTAAACTAGATTAAGGAAAACCGTCCCCGATAGGACAAGTATCAAACTCGTAAACAAAAGCGACTAACTACTACCTCCATTTTTTTCAAAACAAAAAGTTTGCAAATAAAAAATGTGTAACATAAATGACTTTAGCTTGGTATTAGTTTTAGGGGAATAACTAAAACTTCGTGTAACATAACACTATCCATACGATTCACTTAGGAAAATAAAATTGAGTAGAAAAGATCGTATACTACTCAAAGTCTTTTTATACTGCTCAAAGTTTCATAACAGTTTTGTTTAGTGTGACCTAAGTTTTTAAAATAGATTATGTTCAACCATGTTGATATCTTAACAAAATGAGTAAAAATGGTTTTTAGATCAATTTTAAAATTTTATAAACAAGTTTGAAATATAATGTTATTATTAGTATTTGCCAAGTTAATGCCGTTTTTAAGTTGTAAAATCTATTTCAATTTGTAAAAGCTATTATTGCTATTACTATTTGTCATATTAAACTTTTGAACAAAAAAACTAAAGATATGTGATGATCTGATTGGATCAAGCTGAAAAAAATAGTTTTCCTTTAGAATATGTAAACAAATGTTTAAGTTTGTTCTAACTTTTCTTAGTAACTATGAAATTTTGTAGAGCTAAATGCTATCTTTTAAAAAGTGAGTGTTGGGCTTTATAATGGCAAGCAATAGAATAAAACAAATAGAATATGGACGAACAGAAGGCAAGTGGTTAGGGGAATATTGCCGTTCCTTTCATATTCCATCAACCGAGTGGGAAGTTTTTCCGAAGGTTTTTTTATCATAATAAATAGTAAAATTCAGCTAAGTAATCAGACAACAGTTTTAAACGTGTCTGAGTAAATATTAAATTTGTTAATTAAGGATCTTCAAAATTAAGATAAGATTGCATGTGTCTAACAATTACGAAAGTACTAAAATGTTTTCAGTGAAGTGTTGGTTAGATAAGAGTAACGGTACCTGTTTTGGAAGAGATGAATCTGATCGTGATGAGTTTTGAGTTGGGTGTTTTTTTGAAGAGTCAAGCCTTTATATTTGGAACTTCCTCTTCCGAAACTCGCACTTTCTCGCCTAAGTGTTTGCACAAACTCCACTTTATTCATATTCTTCATCTATATAAATGTAATTGAGAATTTAAGACCCACAATTAGTTCGACAAAACAAAAAACAAAAATATACTAATAGCGTATATAATATACACTTATATGTATAACCTTATCGAGGTCTTGTTTGTAATCCTCCACAACGAAGTTGATATCTGCGTCGAGACCACGGAATTTGATAGCAGCTCGGTCGTAGGCCCTGGTATACATATTTATATTCAATTATTAATAATCAACTAATATTTCTTTAATGTATCTTCAAACAATAATGT
Proteins encoded:
- the LOC106307548 gene encoding pentatricopeptide repeat-containing protein At3g54980, mitochondrial; its protein translation is MRSLLAFRKIPPPFLLRWLIHSKPFCSQFRFPKESGNPSPQANGSASDENPPTSSVVVENLSTTKPEQKDESRVIDALLDRRNDPESALRFYNWARPGSFEVGDSFWLLINILVSSPESHGRARDLLQRYVSSSSPMTMPKVLVTNLVESAKSFGFEVKALPFSYLLNAYTRERRTDYAVDCINLMIELGLPPYVRYVNNTLSALVRMNSINEAKELYGKMVATGLVAGDKATAHLLMRASLREEKPEEALEVFSEAIERGEEPDGLLYSLAIQACCKTVNLGMAFGLLREMKEKKKLCVSQETYTSVIVALVKQDKVEEAVRLKDEMVSEGIPMNVIAATSLVKGHCKNGDLGSALEIFRKMEREGPSPNRVTFSVLIEWFSKNGDMERVLEFYKKMEALGITPSAFQVHSVIQVCLKGQRPEHGLKLFDDYFETGTANIFICNSMLSWLCKQGKIDETKDLLRKMESRGLGPNVVSYNNVMLALCRTKRLDLALTVFSEMLEKDIKPNDYTYSTLIDGCFKNRDFHNAWEVIAQMNSSDIEVNEVVYHTVINGLCKSGQSSKARDMLEDLMREKRVCIGCMSYNTIIDGFIKESRMDSAVAAYREMCGNGVSPNVVTYTCMMDGLCKNSRMDQALEMRKEMKNKGLKLDVPAYGALIDGFCKKGEMKSASALFSELLKEGLDPNEAVYNSLISGFRNLGNMEAGLDLYKKMLKDGLRCDLRTYTTLVDGLLKEGNLIMAFGLYTEMQGLGIVADEIMCSVIVNGLSKMGQFVEVVKMFEEMKKNDVTPNVFIYNAVIAGHFKEGNLDEAFRLHDEMLDKGLVPDGVTFDILVRGKYGESQCIGVESL
- the LOC106309498 gene encoding AP2-like ethylene-responsive transcription factor SMZ translates to MLDLSLGMFSNYGEDQDRKVPFVSTAGDEESNISSSSSKDSVAGKDFITFGILKRDDDVVPPPPPSRETGDLFPVADARRNIEFAADDGHWLRLSSLQRNKQQVAKKSRRGPRSRSSQYRGVTFYRRTGRWESHIWDCGKQVYLGGFDTAYAAARAYDRAAIKFRGLDADINFVVEDYKQDLDKMKNMNKVEFVQTLRRESASFGRGSSKYKGLTLQKNTQLKTHHDQIHLFQNRGWDAAAIKYNNELGKGGVMKSRAPIKGNIHNDLELSLGISSSSQNIKMTTSDFYKGINQSAMGLFGKHLPIYLPVTTMNPLKTVAASSGFPFITMTTSSSSSMSTSFDP